A single region of the Sciurus carolinensis chromosome 14, mSciCar1.2, whole genome shotgun sequence genome encodes:
- the Kcnt1 gene encoding potassium channel subfamily T member 1 isoform X7, with protein MPLPGGFHILGGGSPGARVGGYTNRTFEFDDGPWAPRRPCAEDGGCGDVLLDTASPKMSDLDTEVLPLPPRYRFRDLLLGDQSFQNDDRVQVEFYVNENTFKERLKLFFIKNQRSSLRIRLFNFSLKLLTCLLYIIRVLLDNPALGIGCWGCVKQKYTFNGSSSEINWAPILWVERKMALWAIQVIVATISFLETMLLIYLSYKGNIWEQIIRVSFILEMVNTLPFIITIFWPPLRNLFIPVFLNCWLAKHALENMINDFHRAILRTQSAMFNQVLILFCTLLCLVFTGTCGIQHLERAGENLSLLTSFYFCIVTFSTVGYGDVTPKIWPSQFLVVIMIGVALVVLPLQFEELVYLWMERQKSGGNYSRHRAQTEKHVVLCVSSLKIDLLMDFLNEFYAHPRLQQDYYVVILCPTEMDVQVRRVLQIPLWSQRVIYLQGSALKDQDLMRAKMDNGEACFILSSRNEVDRTAADHQTILRAWAVKDFAPNCPLYVQILKPENKFHVKFADHVVCEEECKYAMLALNCICPATSTLITLLVHTSRGQEGQESPEQWQRMYGRCSGNEVYHIRMGDSKFFREYQGKSFTYAAFHAHKKYGVCLIGLKREEDRSILLNPGPRHILVASDTCFYINITKEENSAFIFKQEEKQKKGQGLYEGPSRLPVHSIIASMGTVAMDLQNTECRPSQSGGGGGGGRLTVPTENGSGSRRPSIAPVLELADSSALLPCDLLSDQSEDEVTPSDDEGLSVVEYVKGYPPSSPYIGSSPTLCHLLPVKAPFCCLRLDKGCKHNSYEDAKAYGFKNKLIIVSAETAGNGLYNFIVPLRAYYRSRKELNPIVLLLDNKPDHHFLEAICCFPMVYYMEGSVDNLDSLLQCGIIYADNLVVVDKESTMSAEEDYMADAKTIVNVQTMFRLFPSLSITTELTHPSNMRFMQFRAKDSYSLALSKLEKRERENGSNLAFMFRLPFAAGRVFSISMLDTLLYQSFVKDYMISITRLLLGLDTTPGSGYLCAVLLQLRAQAHCR; from the exons GGTCCAGGTGGAGTTCTACGTGAATGAAAATACGTTCAAGGAGCGGCTCAAACTGTTCTTCATCAAAAACCAAAGATCCA GCCTGAGGATCCGGCTGTTCAACTTCTCCTTGAAGCTCCTCACCTGCCTGCTCTACATCATTCGGGTCCTGCTGGACAACCCGGCCCTGGGGATCGGATG CTGGGGCTGCGTGAAGCAGAAGTACACCTTCAATGGCTCATCCTCCGAGATCAACTG GGCCCCAATCCTGTGGGTGGAGAGGAAGATGGCCCTGTGGGCAATCCAG GTCATCGTGGCCACAATAAGCTTCCTGGAGACCATGCTCCTCATCTACCTCAGCTACAAA GGCAACATCTGGGAGCAGATCATCCGAGTGTCCTTCATCCTGGAGATGGTCAACACGCTGCCCTTCATCATCACG ATCTTCTGGCCGCCGCTGCGGAACCTGTTCATCCCGGTGTTCCTCAACTGCTGGCTGGCCAAGCACGCGCTGGAGAACATGATC AATGACTTCCACCGTGCCATCCTGCGGACACAGTCGGCCATGTTCAACCAGGTCCTGATCCTCTTCTGTACCCTGCTGTGCCTCGTCTTCACGGG GACCTGTGGCATCCAGCACCTGGAGCGAGCGGGAGAGAACCTCAGCCTGCTGACCTCCTTCTACTTCTGCATCGTCACCTTCTCCACCGTGGGCTACGGTGACGTGACGCCCAAGATCTGGCCGTCCCAGTTCCTGGTGGTCATCATGATCGGCGTGGCCCTCGTGGTGCTCCCGCTGCAG TTTGAAGAGCTTGTCTACCTCTGGATGGAGCGGCAGAAGTCCGGGGGCAACTACAGCCGCCACCGAGCCCAGACGGAGAAGCACGTGGTGCTGTGCGTCAGCTCCCTCAAGATCGACCTGCTCATGGACTTCCTGAACGAGTTCTACGCCCACCCCCGGCTCCAG CAGGACTACTACGTGGTCATCCTTTGCCCCACTGAGATGGATGTCCAGGTGCGCAGGGTCCTACAGATCCCCCTGTGGTCTCAGCGGGTCATCTACCTCCAGGGCTCTGCCCTCAAGGACCAGGACCTCATGCGAGCCAA GATGGACAATGGGGAGGCCTGCTTCATCCTGAGCAGCCGGAACGAGGTGGACCGCACAGCCGCA GACCACCAGACCATTCTACGGGCCTGGGCCGTGAAGGACTTTGCACCCAACTGCCCCCTCTACGTCCAGATCCTCAAGCCTGAGAACAAGTTTCATGTCAAGTTTGCTG ACCACGTGGTGTGCGAGGAAGAGTGCAAGTACGCCATGCTGGCCCTGAACTGCATCTGCCCGGCCACCTCCACCCTCATCACCCTGCTGGTGCACACGTCCCGCGGCCA GGAAGGACAGGAGTCACCGGAGCAGTGGCAGCGCATGTATGGGCGCTGCTCAGGCAACGAGGTCTACCACATCCGCATGGGCGACAGCAAGTTCTTCCGCGAGTACCAGGGCAAGAGCTTCACCTACGCGGCTTTCCACGCACACAAGAA GTACGGTGTGTGCCTCATTGGGCTGAAACGTGAGGAGGACAGGAGCATCCTGCTAAACCCAGGGCCCCGTCACATCCTGGTTGCCTCCGACACCTGCTTCTACATCAATATCACCAAGGAGGAGAACTCGGCCTTCATCTTCAAGcaggaggagaagcagaagaAGGGGCAGGGCCTCTATGAGGGGCCCTCCCGCCTGCCGGTGCACAGCATCATCGCCTCCATGG GGACGGTGGCCATGGACCTACAGAACACAGAGTGCCGGCCGTCACAGAGCGGTGGGGGCGGTGGGGGCGGCAGGCTGACGGTGCCCACGGAGAACGGCTCGGGCAGCCGGCGGCCCAGCATAGCACCCGTCCTGGAGCTGGCAGACAGCTCCGCCCTGCTGCCCTGCGACCTGCTGAGTGACCAGTCGGAGGACGAGGTGACGCCCTCAGATGACGAGGGGCTCTCCGTGGTTGA GTACGTGAAGGGCTACCCCCCCAGCTCGCCCTACATCGGCAGCTCCCCCACGCTGTGCCACCTCCTGCCTGTGAAGGCGCCCTTCTGCTGCCTGCGTCTGGACAAG GGCTGCAAACACAACAGCTACGAGGACGCGAAGGCCTACGGGTTCAAGAACAAGCTCATCATCGTCTCCGCCGAGACCGCCGGCAACGGGCTGTACAACTTCATCGTGCCCCTGCGGGCCTACTACCGGTCCCGCAAGGAGCTCAACCCGATCGTGCTGCTGCTGGACAACAA GCCTGACCACCACTTTCTGGAGGCCATCTGCTGCTTCCCTATGGTCTACTACATGGAGGGCTCCGTGGACAA CCTGGACAGCCTGCTGCAGTGCGGCATCATCTACGCGGACAACCTGGTGGTGGTGGACAAGGAGAGCACCATGAGCGCAGAGGAGGACTACATGGCCGACGCCAAGACCATCGTCAACGTGCAGACCATGTTCCG GCTCTTCCCCAGCCTCAGCATCACCACGGAGCTCACCCACCCTTCCAACATGCGCTTCATGCAGTTCCGTGCCAAGGACAGCTATTCTCTGGCTCTTTCCAAACTTGAAAAG CGGGAACGAGAGAATGGCTCCAACCTGGCCTTCATGTTCCGCCTGCCCTTCGCCGCGGGCCGGGTGTTCAGCATCAGCATGTTGGACACACTACTGTATCAG TCCTTTGTGAAAGACTACATGATCAGCATCACCAGGCTCCTGCTGGGCCTCGACACCACCCCGGGCTCTGGCTACCTCTGCGCT GTCCTGCTCCAGCTCAGGGCTCAGGCACATTGCAGATGA